One region of Marivirga arenosa genomic DNA includes:
- a CDS encoding type II toxin-antitoxin system death-on-curing family toxin: MISQKEALEIHQILIERFGGSDGIRDKELLNSALNRPYQTFDAKDLYPNVIDKAAAILESIVKNHPFSDGNKRTGYVLARLLMMNSKHDIYASQDEKYQLVISISKGEVDFEYIKNWILKHSKQN; this comes from the coding sequence GTGATTTCTCAAAAGGAGGCCTTGGAAATTCACCAAATATTAATAGAAAGATTTGGAGGATCAGATGGTATAAGAGATAAAGAATTATTAAACTCTGCCTTAAACCGCCCTTATCAGACGTTTGATGCCAAAGATTTATACCCTAATGTAATTGATAAAGCGGCTGCAATCCTAGAAAGTATAGTCAAAAATCACCCTTTTTCAGATGGTAATAAAAGGACAGGCTATGTTTTAGCTAGGCTGTTAATGATGAACAGTAAACATGACATATATGCTAGTCAAGATGAAAAATATCAATTAGTTATTTCAATTTCAAAAGGAGAAGTTGACTTTGAATATATCAAGAACTGGATTTTAAAGCATTCAAAGCAAAATTAA
- a CDS encoding carbon starvation CstA family protein, with amino-acid sequence MSLPLLLLLSALILLFAYFTYGRFISKKFEIRDEQPTPAHTQNDGVDYVPSNKLVVLGHHFASIAGAGPIVGPIIAVTFGWIPAVIWILLGGIFFGAVHDIGSMVASLRHKGKSIGVIIQQYIGQNGKRLFLIFSFSTLILIIAVFADIIAKTFVKNPGVASTSALFIGLALIFGSLNRKLAHKKSAFLWLSIIGVFFMYYFVILGNSIPFERNYVFWVGLLLAYAFAASVTPMSVLLQPRDYLSSFLLYGLIILAIVGVVVANPEVKMDHNIVFNSEDIGYLFPVLFITVACGAISGFHSLVASGTTSKQINKESDAKVVGYGGMLIESFLAIISVCAVMVISRTDYVNSLSTDGPVNMFADGMGFVISSLGIEEGLAVNFVALTISAFALTTLDTCTRLARFTFQEFFEESDNKSVQKLTQNRFLSTTVVVILSSLFLLSGEFTTLWPIFGSANQLLAALALLAVSVWMIKSGKKVGFLLIPMFFMFVVTLSSLFVLAFQNFEKGIYSISIVATLLFALAIVLLILAKRCLKKEDEKVGA; translated from the coding sequence ATGAGTTTACCCCTTCTATTGCTCCTTTCGGCCCTTATTCTACTATTTGCTTATTTTACCTACGGTAGATTTATTAGTAAAAAGTTTGAAATTCGGGATGAGCAGCCTACTCCAGCCCATACTCAAAATGATGGAGTAGATTATGTTCCTTCCAATAAATTAGTGGTTTTAGGGCATCATTTTGCTTCCATTGCGGGGGCAGGTCCTATTGTAGGGCCCATTATTGCAGTAACTTTCGGTTGGATTCCAGCAGTGATTTGGATTTTATTAGGGGGGATTTTTTTTGGTGCTGTGCATGACATCGGAAGCATGGTAGCCTCCTTGCGCCATAAAGGAAAATCAATTGGGGTAATCATTCAACAATATATTGGGCAAAATGGGAAAAGACTATTTCTGATCTTTAGCTTTTCTACCCTGATTTTAATCATAGCTGTTTTTGCGGATATTATTGCCAAGACTTTTGTAAAAAACCCAGGGGTAGCTTCTACCTCTGCTTTATTTATAGGCTTAGCCTTAATTTTTGGCTCATTGAATAGAAAGTTGGCACATAAAAAATCAGCCTTTCTTTGGCTATCTATAATTGGGGTTTTCTTCATGTATTACTTTGTAATATTAGGGAACAGCATTCCTTTTGAACGGAATTATGTGTTTTGGGTAGGTTTATTATTAGCCTATGCATTTGCGGCATCCGTTACGCCTATGTCTGTTTTATTACAACCACGCGACTATCTCAGTAGCTTTTTATTATATGGTTTGATCATTCTCGCCATAGTAGGAGTGGTAGTGGCCAATCCGGAAGTGAAAATGGACCATAATATTGTATTTAATAGTGAGGATATTGGGTATTTATTCCCGGTTCTTTTTATAACAGTCGCATGTGGTGCTATAAGTGGTTTTCATTCTTTGGTAGCATCAGGCACAACTTCCAAGCAAATTAATAAGGAATCAGATGCTAAGGTGGTAGGCTATGGTGGAATGCTGATTGAATCTTTCCTGGCTATCATTTCTGTTTGTGCCGTTATGGTGATTAGTAGAACAGATTATGTAAACAGTCTCAGCACTGATGGACCTGTTAATATGTTTGCTGATGGAATGGGGTTTGTCATTTCCTCCTTAGGAATTGAAGAAGGCTTAGCGGTTAACTTTGTAGCGCTAACCATTTCTGCTTTTGCTTTAACCACTTTAGATACCTGCACCCGTTTAGCTCGCTTTACGTTTCAGGAATTTTTTGAAGAATCAGATAATAAATCAGTTCAAAAGCTTACCCAAAATAGGTTCTTATCCACAACGGTGGTGGTAATCCTTTCTTCTTTATTTTTGCTATCGGGGGAATTCACTACTTTATGGCCCATTTTTGGTTCAGCTAATCAGTTATTAGCAGCTTTGGCGCTTTTGGCGGTCTCCGTTTGGATGATAAAGTCGGGCAAGAAAGTAGGCTTTTTGCTGATCCCAATGTTTTTCATGTTTGTAGTTACGCTGAGCTCACTATTTGTTTTGGCTTTTCAAAACTTCGAAAAAGGAATATATAGTATATCCATAGTGGCTACTTTACTTTTTGCCTTGGCAATCGTTTTACTAATACTGGCGAAAAGATGCTTGAAGAAAGAAGATGAGAAGGTAGGGGCATGA
- the guaB gene encoding IMP dehydrogenase, with protein sequence MSLDTSKFVYEALTYDDVLLLPGYSEVLPRDTDTSSKLTRNITLNIPLVSAAMDTVTEHNLAIAIALEGGLGFIHKNMTIEQQAMEVRKVKRSQSGMILDPVTLHIDSTVGDALKIMRENKIGGIPVVDSSKKLLGIVTNRDLRFQKDNKVSVEKVMTSQNLITAEEGIDLEGAEEVLQEYKIEKLPIINKSGILMGLITYKDILKKKDKPNACKDEFGRLRVGAAVGVTDDIEERIDALVKAGVDVVTIDTAHGHSKGVIDTAARIKKAYPNLDMIVGNIATPEAAKALVEAGADAVKVGVGPGSICTTRVVAGVGAPQLSAVYETYKAIKDTGVPIIADGGIRFSGDIVKALAGGADSVMIGSLLAGTEEAPGEMILFEGRKFKSYRGMGSVEAMGQGSKDRYFQDAEDDIKKLVPEGITGRVPFKGMVAEVLHQMVGGLKAGMGYCGAGNLEQLKEAKFVKITAAGVAESHPHDVHVTREAPNYSRK encoded by the coding sequence ATGAGCTTAGACACATCCAAATTTGTTTACGAAGCTTTAACTTACGATGACGTATTATTGCTTCCAGGATATTCAGAAGTTTTACCGAGAGACACTGACACTTCCTCAAAATTAACCCGAAATATAACGCTTAACATCCCTTTGGTTTCCGCTGCCATGGATACCGTAACTGAGCACAATTTAGCCATTGCTATTGCATTGGAAGGAGGGCTTGGCTTCATTCATAAAAACATGACCATTGAGCAACAGGCTATGGAAGTGCGTAAAGTGAAGCGTTCTCAGAGTGGAATGATATTAGATCCGGTTACCCTTCATATTGATAGCACAGTAGGTGACGCCTTAAAAATTATGCGTGAGAACAAAATTGGAGGTATTCCGGTGGTTGATTCTTCCAAAAAACTATTAGGCATTGTAACCAACAGAGATTTACGTTTTCAAAAGGACAATAAAGTGTCGGTTGAAAAAGTAATGACCAGCCAAAACCTCATCACAGCTGAGGAAGGAATTGATTTAGAAGGTGCTGAAGAAGTATTACAAGAGTATAAAATCGAAAAATTACCGATCATTAATAAATCAGGCATCTTGATGGGCTTAATTACCTATAAAGATATCCTGAAGAAAAAAGATAAGCCTAATGCCTGCAAAGATGAGTTTGGCAGATTAAGAGTTGGGGCTGCCGTTGGGGTTACGGATGATATTGAAGAAAGAATTGATGCCTTGGTGAAAGCTGGAGTAGATGTTGTAACCATTGATACCGCCCACGGACATAGTAAAGGCGTAATTGATACAGCTGCAAGAATCAAAAAAGCATATCCTAATCTTGACATGATAGTAGGAAATATTGCCACTCCTGAAGCTGCAAAAGCTTTGGTAGAAGCAGGTGCTGATGCGGTAAAAGTAGGGGTTGGACCGGGAAGTATTTGTACTACCCGAGTGGTTGCCGGAGTAGGCGCACCACAGCTTTCAGCCGTATATGAAACTTATAAAGCGATTAAGGATACTGGAGTTCCGATTATTGCAGATGGCGGTATCCGTTTTTCTGGTGATATCGTAAAAGCATTAGCCGGAGGCGCAGATAGCGTAATGATTGGGTCATTATTAGCGGGTACTGAAGAAGCACCTGGTGAAATGATTCTTTTCGAAGGTAGAAAATTCAAATCTTACCGAGGCATGGGTTCTGTTGAAGCCATGGGGCAGGGAAGTAAAGATCGTTATTTCCAAGATGCGGAAGATGATATTAAGAAATTAGTGCCAGAAGGAATTACAGGACGTGTACCGTTTAAAGGAATGGTAGCGGAAGTATTGCACCAGATGGTGGGTGGATTAAAAGCCGGAATGGGTTACTGCGGTGCTGGAAACCTAGAGCAATTAAAAGAAGCGAAGTTTGTTAAAATAACAGCTGCTGGTGTTGCGGAAAGTCATCCACACGATGTACATGTAACTCGTGAAGCTCCGAATTATAGTAGAAAATAA
- the xerA gene encoding site-specific tyrosine recombinase/integron integrase yields the protein MRNLDKMVSLRHLQVEGKRMIGLKFYPDKVLQALVKQLPDVKWHQASSLAYIPNKKEYLNLIYQTFKGVAYVDGKYFYKKAALKNPVSKENQFSFPLNPDNEIGVDTAIPREYLQKLALKKYAKSTANTYINLFKSFMNYHQGKPLNDLAEEEIRDYLCFLVQSGKSDSMLNQTINAIKFYYEVVLAMPNRFYEIERPQKKEKLPLVLSKKEVQLILNQIKNLKHRTIIGLIYSAGLRVSELTNLKIGDIDSNRMMIRVENSKGGKDRYTLLSQHILKELREYYKKYKPKRFLFEGLDEQPYSATSVRAILKRACKKARIRKKVRTHTLRHSFATHLLEQGTDLRSIQILLGHNSLKTTEIYTHVVNTHMNTIKNPLD from the coding sequence ATGCGAAATCTTGATAAAATGGTAAGCTTGCGACATTTACAAGTAGAAGGCAAGCGTATGATCGGCTTAAAATTCTATCCAGACAAAGTTTTGCAAGCCTTGGTGAAGCAATTACCAGATGTCAAGTGGCATCAGGCGAGTAGTTTAGCTTACATCCCTAACAAAAAAGAATACCTTAATTTAATATACCAAACCTTCAAGGGGGTAGCCTATGTGGATGGTAAATACTTTTATAAAAAAGCAGCCCTTAAAAATCCTGTCAGTAAAGAGAATCAATTTAGTTTCCCGCTAAATCCAGATAATGAAATAGGGGTAGACACAGCTATTCCCAGAGAGTATTTACAGAAATTAGCTTTAAAAAAATATGCAAAGAGTACAGCAAACACCTACATCAACCTATTCAAAAGCTTTATGAATTATCATCAAGGCAAACCATTAAATGATTTAGCAGAAGAAGAAATCAGAGATTATTTATGTTTTCTGGTTCAATCTGGCAAGAGTGATTCCATGCTTAATCAGACAATCAACGCTATCAAGTTCTATTATGAAGTTGTACTTGCTATGCCCAACAGGTTCTATGAAATTGAACGTCCTCAAAAAAAAGAAAAGTTACCCTTAGTTTTATCAAAGAAGGAAGTACAGCTCATTTTAAATCAAATTAAAAACTTAAAGCACAGGACTATTATCGGATTGATTTATTCTGCTGGTTTGAGAGTTAGTGAATTAACTAATCTGAAAATTGGTGATATTGACAGTAATAGAATGATGATTAGAGTAGAGAATTCAAAAGGAGGAAAAGATAGGTATACCTTATTAAGTCAGCATATATTGAAAGAACTGAGAGAATACTATAAGAAATACAAACCTAAACGCTTCTTATTTGAAGGCCTAGATGAACAACCTTATTCAGCCACTTCTGTAAGGGCTATATTAAAAAGAGCATGTAAAAAGGCACGAATTCGAAAGAAAGTAAGAACCCATACTTTAAGACATAGTTTTGCCACACACTTGCTTGAACAGGGGACTGATTTAAGAAGTATACAAATATTGTTAGGTCATAACAGCCTAAAAACTACCGAAATTTACACACATGTAGTAAACACTCATATGAATACAATAAAAAATCCATTAGATTAG
- a CDS encoding DUF695 domain-containing protein, whose amino-acid sequence MGIWNKLFGSTDKNSEEGLQPSEVRVSFPEEVFSTIEFNKDDLPGIGIITSSLKDFEHKHIFPWHLSIVLQYNELIENGMPSIQEREETDTFCEHLEELLKGENQDKPNGLFIGRFTWNGTREMIWKIHDPEIADKELKQIIDSGSHPRPFDYRMEEDPEWKLSKWHLME is encoded by the coding sequence ATGGGAATCTGGAATAAACTTTTTGGCAGTACGGACAAGAATTCTGAAGAGGGCTTACAACCATCTGAAGTCAGGGTATCATTCCCTGAAGAAGTGTTTTCAACTATAGAATTTAACAAAGACGACCTACCAGGTATTGGAATTATTACGTCCTCCCTTAAGGACTTTGAACACAAACATATTTTTCCTTGGCATCTTTCAATTGTACTTCAATACAATGAACTCATTGAGAACGGTATGCCATCGATTCAGGAAAGAGAAGAAACAGATACATTTTGTGAGCATCTTGAAGAGTTATTGAAGGGTGAAAACCAAGATAAACCTAATGGTCTATTTATAGGTCGATTTACATGGAATGGTACCCGTGAAATGATATGGAAAATACACGATCCAGAAATTGCAGATAAAGAATTAAAGCAAATCATTGATTCAGGCAGTCATCCAAGACCGTTTGATTATAGAATGGAGGAAGATCCTGAATGGAAACTTTCAAAATGGCATTTGATGGAGTAA
- a CDS encoding SH3 domain-containing protein, whose protein sequence is MTRHLILIFLLSVKIAFGQVIQNGLILPEEKDNQEICCIYAPKEGFTIYNLPDGDIVGKLTRDVRQNTGDQSNYRIYLVDFRTKADTQIDLEHFEEIGYEIWALPYSERRNGFVKFRYDEKDLWLKENDIKKAGFALVDWQTFLADNVENLLGFYANDPGLNLRERPNTDSRIIKTLKGETQQISPTKEHDGLWTKVKVITTKEHPCGTDLPEKENIIQELEGWIKIIGDNGLPNIWYYSRGC, encoded by the coding sequence ATGACTAGACACCTTATCCTAATTTTTCTATTGTCAGTTAAAATCGCTTTTGGACAAGTAATTCAGAATGGACTTATTTTACCAGAAGAAAAGGACAACCAAGAAATCTGTTGTATTTATGCCCCAAAAGAAGGATTCACAATTTACAACCTGCCCGATGGGGACATTGTAGGAAAGTTGACAAGAGATGTGAGACAGAATACTGGCGACCAGTCAAATTATCGAATTTACCTTGTCGACTTCAGAACCAAAGCAGATACCCAAATTGATTTAGAGCACTTTGAAGAAATTGGATATGAAATCTGGGCTTTACCATATTCTGAGAGAAGAAACGGATTCGTTAAATTTAGATATGACGAAAAGGACTTATGGTTAAAGGAAAATGATATTAAGAAAGCAGGGTTTGCATTAGTCGACTGGCAAACTTTTCTTGCCGACAATGTTGAAAACCTATTAGGCTTTTATGCCAATGACCCTGGATTAAATTTAAGAGAAAGACCTAACACAGACTCGAGAATAATTAAAACATTGAAAGGCGAGACACAACAAATTTCTCCAACAAAAGAGCACGATGGACTTTGGACAAAAGTTAAAGTTATCACTACTAAGGAGCATCCTTGTGGCACAGACTTACCAGAAAAGGAAAATATTATTCAAGAATTGGAAGGATGGATAAAAATTATTGGCGATAATGGACTACCAAACATATGGTACTATTCAAGAGGGTGCTAA
- a CDS encoding energy transducer TonB family protein — protein MKQICLILTFFTLIAFGAVAQDSPCFENSNGEWWPIEPELEYKYSEGKASKTSLILNDSIKFNGKFYLIKRETYKNGKVKESYWRTENGAVYHYNKEEGHESKDLPASPEVGQEWNSTKNEWSYKIISLTSSFSTPFCDFNGLLEVETRSSEREGTTYSLFYKKGVGFVGLNVNGIPYTLIMPNGQINEKDFMAYGCENLESEQEIKTCTQQKILQHIQNNLKFSRKYEKGEILVNVIIGTDGNVENTEVIKAMPNSDKQQAAVIKVIKSLPKFIPAQVDDDKLVRVSFVIPIKF, from the coding sequence ATGAAACAAATTTGCTTAATTCTAACCTTCTTTACTTTAATTGCTTTTGGAGCTGTGGCTCAGGACTCGCCATGCTTTGAAAATAGTAATGGAGAATGGTGGCCAATTGAGCCTGAATTAGAATATAAATATTCTGAGGGCAAAGCGTCAAAGACTTCTTTGATACTAAATGATAGCATAAAATTTAATGGGAAATTCTATCTCATTAAAAGGGAAACCTATAAAAATGGAAAAGTAAAAGAAAGTTATTGGAGAACAGAAAACGGAGCAGTCTATCACTATAACAAAGAAGAAGGACATGAATCGAAAGATTTACCAGCTTCCCCTGAAGTTGGACAAGAGTGGAATAGTACTAAAAATGAATGGTCATATAAGATTATTAGTTTAACTAGTTCTTTCTCTACTCCGTTTTGCGATTTTAATGGTCTTTTAGAAGTAGAAACAAGGAGTTCTGAAAGAGAAGGAACTACTTATTCTTTATTCTACAAAAAAGGAGTAGGTTTTGTGGGACTCAATGTCAATGGAATTCCGTACACCCTAATCATGCCTAATGGTCAAATAAATGAAAAGGATTTTATGGCATATGGTTGTGAGAATTTAGAATCTGAACAAGAAATAAAAACTTGCACACAGCAAAAAATTCTTCAACACATACAGAATAATTTAAAATTCTCTAGAAAGTATGAAAAGGGGGAAATATTAGTAAATGTAATTATTGGCACTGATGGTAATGTAGAAAATACGGAGGTAATTAAAGCCATGCCTAATTCTGATAAACAACAAGCGGCAGTAATAAAAGTGATCAAATCTTTACCAAAATTTATTCCAGCCCAAGTCGATGATGATAAGCTCGTTAGGGTTTCCTTTGTAATTCCTATCAAGTTTTAA
- a CDS encoding TetR/AcrR family transcriptional regulator, translating into MKEIEKSWIEKGYRFFAYEGPRGLKVERLSKEVGKHKSSFYHLFADLEIFLERVLTFHLHQAKIVAAKESNSKNEKELIKVILEHKLDLLFNRQLRIHRENPDFENCFNLTNQISIPAILPIWKRVIGLSENNSLAQMVLMLSLENFYLQITDETLNESWLEEYFASIRNMVLQLKQ; encoded by the coding sequence ATGAAAGAAATAGAAAAATCTTGGATAGAAAAAGGCTATCGGTTTTTCGCCTACGAAGGACCTAGAGGACTTAAAGTAGAACGACTATCTAAAGAAGTTGGCAAGCATAAATCTTCCTTTTATCATTTATTTGCGGATTTAGAAATCTTTTTGGAAAGAGTACTGACTTTTCACTTACACCAAGCCAAAATTGTTGCTGCTAAGGAATCAAACTCTAAAAATGAAAAAGAACTAATAAAAGTTATTCTTGAACATAAACTTGACCTATTATTTAATCGACAATTAAGAATTCATAGAGAAAACCCAGATTTTGAAAATTGCTTCAATCTAACCAATCAGATTTCAATTCCTGCGATTCTTCCTATTTGGAAAAGAGTAATAGGCTTGTCAGAAAACAATTCATTAGCACAAATGGTGCTAATGCTCAGTTTAGAAAACTTTTATCTTCAAATTACAGATGAAACTCTGAATGAATCTTGGCTTGAGGAATACTTCGCAAGTATTCGTAATATGGTTTTACAGCTCAAGCAATAA
- a CDS encoding GNAT family N-acetyltransferase — MIIRQETKYDHKEVFSVIESAFKDAEFADHTEQFLVERLRKSDAFIPELSMVAEINGQIVGHILLTKLKINNDSNEFDSLALAPVSVLPEFQGNGIGGKLILESHKKAKELGYRSIVLLGHEKYYPRFGYKQADIYGIQLPFEVPKENCMVIELVKNGLKGGYGRVEYPKEFNE; from the coding sequence ATGATAATAAGACAAGAAACAAAATATGATCATAAGGAAGTCTTTAGCGTAATTGAAAGTGCTTTTAAAGATGCTGAATTCGCAGACCACACTGAACAGTTTTTGGTCGAAAGATTAAGAAAATCAGACGCTTTCATTCCTGAACTATCAATGGTGGCGGAAATTAACGGACAAATAGTTGGCCATATTCTATTGACAAAACTTAAAATCAATAACGATTCTAATGAATTTGATTCATTGGCGTTGGCACCTGTTTCTGTCTTACCTGAATTTCAAGGAAATGGAATTGGTGGAAAACTAATACTGGAATCACACAAAAAAGCAAAAGAATTAGGGTATAGATCAATCGTTCTTTTAGGACATGAAAAATACTACCCAAGATTCGGTTATAAACAAGCGGATATATACGGAATACAATTGCCATTTGAAGTTCCGAAAGAGAATTGTATGGTAATTGAATTGGTTAAAAACGGACTGAAAGGAGGATATGGAAGGGTTGAATATCCTAAAGAATTTAACGAATAA
- a CDS encoding GNAT family N-acetyltransferase, which produces MENIRLRKATNKEKLIVVDIDYRLDKNEHIKLNREEKITKAISRDECFLILSDHQVIGFLIFDYRFFDQGWIELIIIDEKYRGKGIGGKVFDLLCEKCRTDKIFTSTNSSNTRMQKALTKANFSFAGKLNGLDDGDPELFYYKKLIKSKTD; this is translated from the coding sequence ATGGAAAACATAAGATTGAGAAAAGCAACTAACAAAGAGAAGCTAATTGTAGTGGACATTGATTATAGGCTTGACAAGAACGAACACATCAAGCTGAACAGGGAAGAAAAAATCACCAAAGCAATATCACGTGACGAATGCTTTCTCATTTTATCAGATCATCAAGTGATTGGGTTCTTGATTTTTGATTACCGTTTTTTTGACCAAGGTTGGATAGAGTTGATAATCATAGATGAAAAATATAGAGGAAAAGGAATAGGTGGAAAAGTATTTGATTTGTTGTGTGAAAAATGTAGAACGGATAAGATATTTACTTCTACCAATAGTTCAAATACTCGAATGCAAAAAGCACTTACAAAAGCTAATTTTTCTTTTGCAGGTAAACTTAACGGATTAGATGATGGAGACCCAGAACTATTCTATTATAAAAAGCTTATTAAATCAAAAACTGATTGA